A single genomic interval of Halomonas sp. GT harbors:
- a CDS encoding TRAP transporter large permease, giving the protein MTFAYLWIFLFLLIAGMPIVFLMLFAPGVSLLLEGRPMFLNLLFQRLFAGIDSFPLMALPFFILAGELMTAGGVTSRIVRFAETLIGHRRAGLGQVSVASSLMLAGGSGSAVADASAMGSVMIPAMKQSGYTNRFSAAITAASAVIASIIPPSGIFILYAFIMNVSVAGMFAGGVIPGILIGVGLMITIAIMARFKEFPEPLPKASWAEKRQAFVTAFMPLLTPVILIGGIVGGIFTPTEGAAVAAFYALILGLFFTREINIRDLPRLFGKAAINSAVILLLVGAAVAFASLISLKGTPQLVSNFILSITDDPRLLFFLVVAFLLAVGTIMDAGPAILILGPILAPVMVGIGVDPIHFAVVMSISLIMGLITPPMGLVLFVVSSISKERIEKIAWEMMPLFLVEIAILFTLVYIPDLILALPRFFGYVA; this is encoded by the coding sequence ATGACTTTTGCCTATCTGTGGATTTTCCTCTTCCTGCTAATTGCAGGCATGCCTATTGTCTTCCTAATGCTTTTTGCACCCGGTGTGAGCCTGCTGCTAGAAGGCAGGCCTATGTTCCTGAACCTGCTCTTCCAGCGCCTCTTTGCTGGCATAGACAGTTTTCCTTTAATGGCGCTTCCCTTCTTTATTTTGGCGGGAGAATTGATGACCGCTGGCGGGGTCACCTCCCGAATAGTTCGCTTTGCTGAAACACTGATTGGCCATCGGCGTGCAGGGCTTGGTCAGGTATCGGTCGCCTCTTCCTTGATGCTTGCTGGTGGCTCCGGCTCTGCTGTTGCAGATGCATCTGCCATGGGATCAGTGATGATTCCCGCTATGAAGCAATCTGGTTATACCAATCGATTCTCTGCTGCAATTACTGCTGCATCGGCGGTTATCGCAAGCATCATTCCACCTAGCGGCATTTTTATACTTTACGCTTTTATCATGAATGTGTCGGTAGCTGGCATGTTCGCCGGGGGCGTGATACCGGGTATTCTTATTGGCGTAGGTCTAATGATCACCATCGCTATTATGGCGCGTTTTAAAGAGTTTCCCGAGCCGCTTCCTAAAGCGAGCTGGGCTGAAAAGCGACAGGCTTTTGTCACCGCCTTTATGCCACTATTAACGCCGGTCATTTTAATTGGCGGTATTGTTGGCGGCATTTTCACCCCTACGGAAGGCGCAGCTGTTGCCGCATTCTATGCCTTAATTCTTGGCCTTTTCTTTACGCGTGAAATTAACATTCGTGATCTACCCAGGCTATTTGGTAAAGCTGCCATTAATTCTGCGGTAATTTTGCTATTAGTCGGCGCTGCAGTTGCCTTTGCTTCTTTAATTAGCCTTAAAGGAACTCCCCAACTCGTTAGCAACTTTATACTTTCAATTACCGATGACCCCCGTCTGTTGTTTTTCCTTGTCGTCGCATTCCTATTAGCGGTTGGCACCATCATGGACGCAGGCCCTGCGATACTCATCCTTGGCCCCATTCTTGCCCCCGTCATGGTAGGCATCGGTGTCGACCCAATTCATTTCGCAGTGGTAATGAGCATTTCCCTAATCATGGGGTTAATCACTCCACCGATGGGACTGGTACTTTTTGTAGTGAGCAGCATTAGCAAGGAGCGTATCGAAAAGATTGCTTGGGAAATGATGCCACTATTCCTGGTGGAGATTGCCATTCTCTTCACCCTTGTCTACATCCCCGATCTTATTTTGGCTCTGCCACGGTTCTTTGGGTATGTCGCATAA
- a CDS encoding TRAP transporter substrate-binding protein yields the protein MMKQAKTALTTLFLGATLGSASIAQATDLNLVFLANEEDQEYDAAQVFKNYVESRTGGEVNVNIFVGAQLCGSANECFEAMQAGIVDLFTATAGGVAAIYPPIQGLDIPYAFPDDRTAMTMLTDPEFTGFLRDELLEASNDSIRLMAMTQTGGWRNIVNGEREIRTPADAEGLRFRTIESQIQQIMVREMNASPTPLPWLEVYTGLQTGVVDGTLNSISDITNMNFQEVIKHMTLDNHAYMSSMWLMGNQKFQSLTPEQQQVVADGAAMMSVIQFGIQPRKELEAYRIWREAGGELYTPTSEEMEEFRALAEPVREWYLENFDEEGERFIEEFENARERAQQRVDADRESVMG from the coding sequence ATGATGAAGCAAGCTAAGACAGCTCTAACAACTCTGTTCCTTGGTGCCACACTCGGCAGCGCTAGCATTGCCCAGGCAACAGACCTTAATTTGGTATTTCTAGCCAATGAGGAAGACCAAGAATACGACGCTGCCCAGGTGTTCAAAAACTATGTTGAAAGCCGTACCGGCGGTGAAGTGAATGTCAACATCTTCGTCGGCGCACAACTATGTGGTTCAGCCAACGAGTGCTTTGAAGCCATGCAAGCCGGTATTGTTGATTTATTTACCGCGACGGCAGGAGGCGTAGCGGCTATCTATCCCCCCATTCAAGGTTTGGATATCCCCTATGCATTTCCAGATGATCGCACAGCGATGACAATGCTGACTGACCCAGAGTTCACCGGTTTTCTACGTGATGAACTATTGGAAGCCAGTAACGATTCCATTCGTTTGATGGCCATGACGCAAACGGGAGGCTGGCGGAATATCGTCAATGGCGAACGTGAAATCCGCACACCCGCTGATGCTGAGGGTCTTCGCTTCCGTACGATTGAATCACAAATTCAGCAAATTATGGTACGCGAGATGAACGCATCTCCTACCCCGCTACCATGGCTTGAAGTTTATACTGGCCTGCAAACGGGTGTCGTTGACGGAACGCTGAACTCCATTTCTGACATTACAAACATGAACTTTCAAGAAGTTATTAAGCACATGACGCTGGATAACCATGCCTACATGTCATCCATGTGGCTGATGGGAAACCAGAAATTCCAATCACTAACACCAGAACAGCAGCAAGTCGTGGCAGACGGCGCGGCAATGATGTCGGTCATCCAATTTGGCATTCAGCCTCGTAAAGAACTTGAAGCCTATCGGATCTGGCGAGAAGCAGGTGGCGAACTCTATACCCCCACCAGTGAAGAGATGGAAGAATTCAGAGCATTAGCTGAGCCAGTGCGGGAATGGTACCTGGAAAACTTTGACGAGGAAGGTGAGCGTTTTATTGAGGAGTTTGAGAACGCAAGGGAAAGAGCCCAGCAACGTGTTGATGCAGACCGCGAATCAGTAATGGGTTAG
- a CDS encoding glycosyltransferase — translation MSFYEKEMQSRQVSDDANGGTRVRPPRVSVIIPTYYDWLRLKKCVVALENQSLAQDDFEVIIVNNAPDDSPPADFHLPKNFIMIKEAKPGSYAARNAALKISRGEIVAFTDSDCIPDPYWLEAAINRLDKGAERVAGKVELFFKSEKLTLVEIYEKAFGFDQERYANRGGAVTANMVTWSKNFEIVGYFNDSLMSGGDNEWGVRANDKGIPVEYAQEVVVNHPARSNIKDILKKRRRVMGGQLNKMKKNSKKSFIIILAKGYFPPMRALKLFSEKELTFTERLLAYLLCYYFKSYSATYRLALILGLAKPERS, via the coding sequence ATGTCATTTTATGAAAAAGAGATGCAAAGCAGGCAGGTAAGTGACGATGCCAATGGAGGTACTCGAGTTAGGCCTCCTAGGGTTTCTGTGATTATACCTACTTATTATGATTGGTTACGTCTAAAAAAGTGTGTTGTTGCATTAGAGAACCAGTCGCTTGCTCAAGATGATTTTGAAGTCATTATTGTTAATAATGCTCCTGATGACTCTCCGCCAGCGGACTTTCACTTACCCAAAAACTTTATCATGATCAAAGAAGCGAAACCAGGTTCGTATGCAGCAAGAAATGCCGCATTAAAGATTTCGCGAGGTGAGATAGTTGCGTTTACTGATTCTGATTGTATCCCTGATCCATATTGGCTGGAGGCAGCTATTAATCGACTCGATAAAGGTGCAGAACGAGTTGCTGGTAAGGTAGAACTTTTCTTTAAATCTGAAAAGCTGACGCTTGTTGAAATTTATGAAAAGGCTTTTGGGTTTGATCAAGAACGCTATGCTAATAGAGGGGGGGCGGTAACTGCTAATATGGTCACTTGGTCGAAAAATTTTGAAATAGTTGGATATTTTAACGATAGCCTCATGTCCGGTGGTGACAATGAATGGGGAGTGCGTGCAAACGATAAAGGTATTCCTGTTGAATACGCCCAGGAGGTTGTTGTGAACCATCCTGCACGCTCAAATATAAAGGATATTCTTAAAAAACGAAGGCGAGTGATGGGTGGGCAGTTGAATAAAATGAAAAAGAATTCGAAAAAAAGTTTTATTATAATTTTAGCTAAAGGCTATTTCCCCCCAATGAGAGCGCTAAAGTTGTTTTCAGAAAAAGAGTTGACCTTTACAGAGAGACTTTTGGCTTACCTGTTATGTTATTATTTCAAATCTTATTCAGCAACGTACAGGTTGGCACTAATTCTTGGCTTGGCTAAGCCAGAAAGATCCTAA
- a CDS encoding CDP-glycerol glycerophosphotransferase family protein, giving the protein MSSYTLRLAKQLAWLPLCLVGGCYPRNDRLWIFGAWHGRQFADNTSYLYRHVRDHEPSLRAVWLAHDKEVVKRVREEGGEAYIAYSAKGILLSLRARLFLVTHSAEDVNAHASFGGQLINLTHGTPLKRLVQDARSSRLGVFTVVFDRYLRRVLPGQRRPQQVLVASDVGRERMISAFGLPSDRVTALGYPRWNAFQENASTLLQQAGIDVSAYDKVVLYAPTLRMQGKGGLDVSQGKRLQALLPWLEKHRVLLLIRGHTSLKMSGVQALMEENASIREAPVSIFPDVNALFPAVDVLITDYSSLMFDYACLNRPIILMAPDLDDYLNLDVGVYGDYLADAPGPVIESWEQLPEAWDSLVENVHHQRLANFVARHAAMNDGRVCERVTSHLRNSCRLEVISHA; this is encoded by the coding sequence ATGTCTTCATACACACTTCGTTTAGCAAAACAGCTGGCATGGTTACCGCTGTGCCTGGTCGGAGGTTGCTACCCTCGCAATGATCGTTTATGGATATTTGGTGCTTGGCATGGGCGTCAGTTCGCTGACAATACAAGCTATTTGTATCGCCATGTACGTGATCATGAGCCTAGCTTGCGAGCGGTATGGCTTGCGCATGATAAAGAGGTTGTTAAGCGAGTTCGTGAAGAGGGTGGAGAAGCCTATATTGCTTACTCAGCCAAAGGAATACTGCTATCGCTGCGTGCACGACTGTTTCTTGTCACTCATTCGGCTGAAGATGTTAATGCGCATGCATCCTTTGGGGGGCAGCTAATCAACCTAACCCATGGAACCCCTCTTAAGCGCTTGGTTCAGGATGCTCGCTCTTCCCGGCTTGGCGTTTTTACCGTAGTGTTTGATCGTTACCTGCGTCGGGTTCTACCTGGACAGCGTAGGCCTCAGCAAGTATTAGTGGCTTCCGATGTCGGCCGAGAGCGAATGATCTCTGCTTTTGGTTTACCGAGTGATCGTGTTACTGCCCTTGGCTATCCTCGCTGGAATGCCTTCCAAGAAAATGCGTCAACATTATTGCAACAAGCTGGCATTGATGTTTCAGCGTATGACAAGGTAGTGCTATATGCACCGACCCTTAGAATGCAGGGCAAGGGGGGGCTTGATGTGTCCCAGGGGAAGCGCCTACAAGCATTATTACCATGGCTTGAAAAGCACCGAGTGCTATTACTCATCCGTGGGCACACCTCGTTGAAAATGAGCGGTGTGCAAGCGTTAATGGAGGAGAATGCTAGTATTCGTGAAGCGCCTGTCAGTATATTTCCAGATGTAAATGCTTTATTTCCGGCAGTGGACGTACTTATCACTGACTACTCAAGCTTGATGTTCGACTATGCTTGTTTGAATCGCCCCATCATTCTAATGGCACCTGACCTGGACGATTATCTCAACCTTGATGTGGGGGTTTATGGAGATTATCTTGCTGACGCGCCAGGCCCGGTGATTGAGTCTTGGGAACAATTACCTGAAGCCTGGGACTCTTTGGTTGAAAATGTTCATCACCAGCGCTTAGCAAATTTTGTAGCTCGACATGCCGCTATGAACGATGGCCGAGTGTGTGAGCGGGTCACCTCTCATCTGCGTAACAGCTGTCGTCTCGAAGTCATCAGCCATGCCTGA
- the tagD gene encoding glycerol-3-phosphate cytidylyltransferase, which produces MTKTVITYGTFDMFHIGHLNLLRRLAEMGDCLVVGISTDEFNTLKGKRTLIPFEHRAEIVRSLRYVDQVIPETDWEQKIQDIQRYSVDTFAIGDDWKGHFDFLSPHCEVVYLPRTDGVSTTQLKRSLNPFYSVSRDELMNAFDVLDTLRKDFG; this is translated from the coding sequence ATGACCAAGACAGTAATTACTTATGGCACCTTTGATATGTTTCATATTGGCCATCTGAATTTATTAAGACGGTTGGCTGAAATGGGAGATTGTTTGGTAGTGGGGATCTCAACAGATGAGTTCAACACTCTTAAGGGCAAGCGCACGCTGATTCCATTTGAACACCGCGCTGAAATTGTCCGCTCATTGCGCTATGTCGACCAAGTCATTCCTGAGACCGACTGGGAGCAAAAGATTCAGGATATTCAGCGCTATTCGGTCGACACCTTTGCCATTGGTGATGATTGGAAAGGCCACTTTGACTTTCTTTCGCCTCACTGCGAAGTGGTATATCTACCACGTACCGATGGCGTCTCTACAACTCAATTGAAACGTTCACTTAACCCTTTTTATAGCGTTTCCCGTGATGAGTTAATGAATGCCTTCGACGTGCTCGATACGTTAAGAAAAGACTTCGGTTAA
- a CDS encoding glycosyltransferase family A protein: MAFFSVIIPVYNKVSTLSDSLECIYRQDFKDFEVIAVDDGSTDGSLGVLQRYEKAGLLRLFQRHSPGPGGYAARNLGADKSTGEWLVFFDADDIMLSDHLSCFANAIGQYSDVELYVNAYQKMEGQRYLPRIKGVSSGRLTRLEALEFFARFDFIHMNGACISRERFLSLGGFPAGLYRRGGDVYFWLKVLCELKAIHYNDNVTTLWLLENSDITRDKKNLIGLHPGVDLFKEYEFRLKRSERRQLRLSINRKVLSWAVEKKQVGQSVRLDLEALRLGGMNLRLFLHTISLLVPQPYYDQLRSRIK, translated from the coding sequence ATGGCTTTCTTCTCAGTGATCATACCTGTTTATAACAAGGTGAGCACTTTAAGTGATTCATTGGAATGTATATACAGGCAAGATTTCAAAGATTTTGAGGTGATTGCAGTAGATGACGGTTCTACCGATGGATCCCTTGGCGTTTTGCAACGGTATGAAAAGGCGGGTTTATTAAGGCTTTTTCAACGTCATTCTCCAGGACCAGGGGGATATGCTGCGCGCAACTTAGGGGCAGATAAATCAACAGGTGAGTGGTTGGTTTTTTTTGATGCTGACGACATTATGTTATCAGATCATTTGTCATGTTTTGCCAATGCAATTGGTCAATATTCTGATGTCGAGTTATATGTCAATGCTTATCAGAAGATGGAAGGTCAGCGGTATTTACCTAGAATTAAAGGTGTGTCTAGTGGTCGCCTGACCCGCTTGGAGGCCTTAGAATTCTTTGCACGTTTCGACTTTATTCATATGAACGGTGCGTGTATTTCACGTGAGCGTTTTTTATCTCTGGGTGGGTTCCCTGCCGGGCTTTATCGTCGAGGTGGCGATGTATATTTCTGGTTAAAAGTGCTTTGCGAATTAAAAGCAATTCACTATAACGATAATGTCACTACTTTATGGCTTCTTGAAAACAGCGATATTACTCGTGATAAAAAAAACCTTATTGGGTTACACCCTGGCGTTGATCTTTTTAAAGAATATGAGTTCAGATTAAAGCGTAGTGAGCGGCGACAATTGCGTTTGTCAATAAACCGTAAAGTTCTTTCTTGGGCCGTTGAGAAGAAGCAAGTTGGCCAATCAGTGCGCTTGGATTTAGAAGCATTAAGACTGGGTGGGATGAACCTGCGTTTATTCTTACATACTATCTCATTATTAGTGCCTCAGCCTTATTATGATCAGTTGCGTAGCCGTATTAAATAA